A single genomic interval of Dehalococcoidales bacterium harbors:
- a CDS encoding phospholipase D family protein yields the protein MAKFLDTAGVSYYLQQLINSTNDKLILISPFLKVSERLKQSIEDKDRMKLNIRLIYGKNDLDISEHNWLKSLNSVRTSFCQNLHAKCYLNEKEAIITSMNLYDFSQINNNEMGIYVTKDEDSELYTDIYNEAMRLVRISDEIKVSVIQIPKTDLPTKPQPVQLENSGYCVRCGTEIKLNPKSPYCSNCYKLWKKFSNDEYEEKYCHICKKENKSTLVKPTCYDCYKANKNKLEFPLQK from the coding sequence ATGGCTAAATTTTTAGACACTGCCGGAGTATCGTACTACCTTCAACAGCTAATCAATTCTACCAACGATAAGCTGATTCTGATAAGTCCCTTCCTAAAAGTTAGTGAGCGCCTAAAACAGTCTATTGAAGACAAAGACCGTATGAAACTGAATATAAGACTGATATATGGCAAGAATGATCTGGACATATCTGAACACAATTGGCTGAAATCACTTAATAGCGTTAGAACAAGCTTTTGCCAAAATTTACATGCAAAATGTTATCTCAACGAAAAAGAGGCAATTATCACGTCAATGAATTTATATGATTTCTCCCAAATCAACAATAACGAGATGGGAATATATGTGACTAAAGATGAAGATAGTGAGTTATATACAGATATTTACAATGAAGCCATGCGGCTTGTTAGGATAAGCGATGAAATAAAGGTATCCGTTATTCAGATTCCAAAAACAGACCTGCCAACTAAACCACAACCAGTACAACTGGAGAACTCTGGATATTGTGTACGATGTGGTACTGAAATAAAGCTTAATCCAAAGTCACCATATTGCAGTAATTGCTATAAATTGTGGAAGAAATTCTCAAATGACGAATATGAAGAAAAATATTGTCATATCTGTAAGAAAGAAAATAAATCTACGCTTGTCAAACCTACCTGCTATGACTGTTACAAAGCCAATAAAAACAAGCTAGAGTTTCCGCTACAAAAATAA